The Halovulum dunhuangense genome includes the window TGGACCCCGACAGCACCTACACCCGCGAAAGCTATGACGCGGGCGCGCTGATCGCGCTGGCGATGGCCAAGGGCGGCGAGGCCACCCGCGAGGCGGTTGCGGCCAACCTGCTCGATGTCGCGAACGCCCCCGGCGAGCCGATCCTGCCGGGCGAACTGGACAAGGCGCTGGAGATCCTCGCCGGCGGTGGCGACATCGACTATGTCGGCGCCACCAACGTGGAACTCATCGGCCCGGGCGAAGCCGCCGGCACCTATCGCGAGTACGAGGTGAAGGATGGTGCGTTCGAGACGGTGACCTTCCGCTGATCGCATAGCGACGAAACGATCGGCCCGGGGCGACGCGATTTCGCCCCGGGCCTTTTTCCATTGAAAAGTCCATCCGTTTTCGGGATACCCCGGCGCCATGATCCGTGTCGAAAACCTTCACATGCATTTCGGGGGCATCCGCGCCGTGAACGGCGCCAGCCTCGAGATTGCAAAGGGCTCCATCACCGGGCTGATCGGCCCGAACGGGGCGGGCAAGACCACGCTCTTCAACGTCGTGGCCGGGCATTACAGGCCCACATCCGGGCATGTCTACCTGGATGGCGAGGAGATCACAGGCCTGCCGCCGCACGAGCTGTTCGGCAAGGGGCTTCTGCGGACATTCCAGATCGCGCATGAATTCTCGACCCTCACGGTGCGCGAGAACCTGATGACGGTTCCCGCCGGCCAGGCGGGAGAGCGGATCTGGGACGCCTGGTTCCGCCGCGGCGCGGTCGCCGCGCAGGAGCGCGACGTGCGCCGCAAGGCGGACGAGGTGATCGATTTCCTGGAAATCGGCCATGTCGCGGACGAACTGGCGGGCAACCTGTCGGGCGGCCAGAAGAAGCTGCTGGAACTTGGCCGCACCATGATGGTGGACGCGAAGATCGTGTTCCTCGACGAGGTGGGCGCAGGCGTGAACCGC containing:
- a CDS encoding ABC transporter ATP-binding protein, producing the protein MIRVENLHMHFGGIRAVNGASLEIAKGSITGLIGPNGAGKTTLFNVVAGHYRPTSGHVYLDGEEITGLPPHELFGKGLLRTFQIAHEFSTLTVRENLMTVPAGQAGERIWDAWFRRGAVAAQERDVRRKADEVIDFLEIGHVADELAGNLSGGQKKLLELGRTMMVDAKIVFLDEVGAGVNRTLLNTIGDAILRLNRERGYTFCMIEHDMDFIGRLCDPVIVMAEGTVLAEGTAEEVKANEQVIEAYLGTGLKNKPAVRA